The following proteins are co-located in the Candidatus Polarisedimenticolia bacterium genome:
- a CDS encoding radical SAM protein — MSDGKILLISSSHVNGDGSVARCERYWTSALTLVYLKAFTPPGFQVEVIDDFMNPPPEETDAGLVGITAMGLQIGRAYRLAEAYRRRGKTVVMGGQWVSLNPEQALQHCDAIVKGEAEYAWPQLVEDFRSGGLKKRVYQSDALHDWKGLPRMDLASLPLFRRELMRESIYRDYYFQFPLLVSRGCPFACDYCSVAEYHRSGYRTRPVGDVLRDLRDIQAMGSRSVLFMDDNPVANRAYAKELFRAMAPLEMRWCSQCTIQIAQDPQLLDLAAESGCFLLSIGFETIKQANLSDINKNWARAKEYAEMIREIRERGIQIVALIMLGLDDDTPEDFDRTLEFLIRNKVAMAKFHLPLPYPGTPFYDRMEREGRILTRDWNDYHYGNAVIRPLRMSPEAAMAKYWATYRDFFSMRSILRRFLPPAKRNMHISMHYFLANLAFRRLQRAGTHPYLF; from the coding sequence GTGAGCGACGGCAAGATCCTTCTCATCTCCTCCTCGCACGTCAACGGCGACGGCAGCGTGGCGCGCTGCGAGCGCTACTGGACCTCGGCGCTGACGCTCGTCTACCTGAAAGCCTTCACTCCTCCCGGATTTCAGGTCGAGGTGATCGACGATTTCATGAATCCTCCCCCGGAGGAAACCGATGCGGGATTGGTCGGCATCACGGCCATGGGGCTGCAGATCGGCAGGGCCTACCGCCTGGCGGAGGCCTACCGCCGGCGCGGCAAGACGGTGGTGATGGGAGGACAATGGGTTTCCCTCAACCCGGAGCAGGCGCTGCAGCACTGCGACGCGATCGTGAAGGGAGAGGCGGAGTACGCCTGGCCGCAGCTGGTGGAAGACTTCCGCTCGGGCGGCCTCAAGAAGCGCGTCTACCAGTCGGACGCGCTGCACGACTGGAAGGGCCTGCCGCGCATGGACCTGGCGAGCCTGCCGTTGTTCCGCCGCGAGCTGATGCGGGAGTCGATCTACCGCGACTACTACTTCCAGTTCCCGCTGCTGGTGTCGCGCGGCTGTCCCTTCGCCTGCGATTACTGCTCGGTGGCCGAGTACCACCGCAGCGGCTACCGGACGCGCCCGGTCGGCGACGTCCTGCGCGATCTGCGCGATATCCAGGCGATGGGGTCGCGCAGCGTCCTGTTCATGGACGACAACCCCGTGGCCAACCGCGCCTACGCCAAAGAGCTGTTCCGGGCCATGGCGCCGCTGGAGATGCGCTGGTGCAGCCAGTGCACCATCCAGATCGCCCAGGATCCGCAGCTGCTGGATCTCGCGGCCGAATCGGGCTGCTTCCTGCTCTCCATCGGGTTCGAGACGATCAAGCAGGCGAATCTATCGGACATCAACAAGAACTGGGCGCGGGCGAAGGAGTATGCCGAGATGATCCGGGAGATCCGGGAGCGCGGGATTCAGATCGTCGCGCTCATCATGCTCGGTTTGGACGACGACACGCCGGAGGATTTCGATCGGACGCTGGAGTTTCTGATCCGGAACAAGGTGGCGATGGCCAAGTTCCACCTGCCGCTGCCCTATCCGGGGACACCCTTCTACGACCGGATGGAGCGGGAAGGACGGATCCTGACGCGGGACTGGAACGATTACCACTACGGCAACGCCGTCATCCGCCCTCTGAGGATGTCGCCCGAGGCGGCGATGGCCAAGTACTGGGCCACCTACCGGGACTTCTTCTCGATGCGCTCCATCCTGCGGCGCTTCCTGCCGCCCGCGAAGCGCAACATGCACATCTCGATGCACTATTTCCTGGCCAACCTGGCGTTTCGCAGGCTGCAGCGCGCCGGAACCCACCCCTACCTGTTCTAG
- a CDS encoding glycosyltransferase family 2 protein: MGEIAVVIPAYNAASTVERVTREALRHARRVVVVDDGSVDGTGQRAASAGAEVLTHPDNRGKGAALRTAFAALAGDGTDAIITLDADGQHDPADIPRFVEAYRTNSADLIIGSRWTSFSGMSRGRRFGNRFSSRALAFFSGVYLPDSQSGFRLYSVPFLKRARLKGRAYELEMEAIMAAAASGSKVETVPIHSPVVDGRDRSHFRPVRDTYRICACVVGFALRRALRRKP; encoded by the coding sequence ATGGGTGAAATCGCGGTGGTGATTCCCGCCTACAACGCTGCGAGCACGGTGGAACGGGTGACGCGGGAAGCGCTGCGCCATGCACGGCGCGTGGTGGTGGTGGATGACGGCTCGGTGGACGGGACCGGCCAGCGGGCGGCATCCGCCGGCGCCGAAGTCCTGACCCATCCCGACAATCGCGGAAAGGGCGCGGCGCTGAGGACCGCTTTTGCCGCGCTCGCGGGGGACGGCACCGACGCTATCATCACTTTGGATGCCGACGGACAGCACGACCCCGCCGATATCCCGCGCTTCGTGGAGGCCTACCGGACCAACAGCGCAGACCTCATCATCGGGTCCCGCTGGACCTCCTTCTCTGGAATGTCACGGGGACGCCGGTTCGGCAATCGGTTCTCGTCCCGCGCGCTCGCCTTTTTCTCCGGGGTCTACCTGCCCGATTCGCAGAGCGGGTTTCGGCTCTATTCCGTCCCGTTCCTGAAGCGAGCCCGCCTGAAGGGGCGGGCCTACGAGCTGGAGATGGAGGCGATTATGGCGGCCGCGGCCTCCGGATCGAAGGTGGAGACGGTGCCGATCCACTCCCCCGTCGTGGACGGAAGGGATCGCAGCCATTTCCGCCCCGTACGCGACACGTACAGGATTTGCGCCTGCGTCGTGGGGTTCGCCCTGCGACGCGCCCTCCGGAGAAAACCGTGA
- a CDS encoding phosphopantetheine-binding protein, whose amino-acid sequence MADPTLLRREIKEFIIRRLRLTDVAPDSIGDSDPLFGGGLDLDSVDLLDLVVGVEKEYGIRIASAAEGREILASVNSLAEHVSRSRSGS is encoded by the coding sequence ATGGCCGATCCGACCCTCCTCCGACGGGAAATCAAGGAATTCATCATTCGCCGTCTCCGCCTTACCGACGTCGCGCCCGACTCGATCGGCGATTCCGATCCCCTCTTCGGGGGCGGTCTCGACCTCGACTCGGTCGACCTGCTCGACCTCGTCGTGGGGGTCGAGAAGGAGTACGGCATCCGGATCGCCAGCGCCGCGGAAGGGCGCGAGATCCTCGCTTCCGTCAATTCCCTGGCCGAGCACGTCTCCCGATCCCGCTCCGGGTCGTGA
- a CDS encoding fatty acid--CoA ligase family protein has product MPTRPALESPITLFDRARRRLSRERPPDYLTVFPGPRRLSGARLLSEIRLAASLLQSHGLRPGSRVLVSLGHPLGVLLAVPALWSLDCVPLLREGGASGIALGEIASVFSPDAILEEAENSEAGGRTLLLPPLPLLRLHLGKRPARPRLPRGTVLVRATSGSSGTPRGVAVSASQLLADAANISKSLDLTPGRRALGAVPLSHAFGFSTLLSRHLFLGAPLALLERPLPTLFRAALGRYRELFFPGVPFLYDLLLGAGISARLLARMTLCVSAGAPLRLETAAGFRDLTGVPVRNFYGTSECGAIAADRSAAGNAPEGCAGPAMHGVMLAIEDCEDHPAEPGGRIVVRGDAVALGYIAPGARFQSFQGKFATGDRGYIDPDGRLFLDGRLDTMINVGGVKVFPSEVERVLAAAPGVREAAVFGMPDSLRGESVAAAVAGRVSLKLPDLAAYCRARLAAHRLPRRILLLPALPRTPRGKVDLAALRKLVAGAGASRRVDGER; this is encoded by the coding sequence TTGCCGACCCGGCCCGCCCTCGAGTCCCCCATCACCCTGTTCGATCGCGCGCGACGGCGGCTGAGCCGCGAGCGCCCGCCGGATTACCTGACGGTCTTCCCCGGACCCCGGCGGCTTTCCGGCGCCAGGCTCCTCTCCGAGATCCGCCTCGCTGCCAGTCTCCTGCAAAGCCACGGACTGCGTCCCGGCAGCCGGGTGCTGGTCAGCCTGGGGCATCCGCTGGGAGTGCTGCTCGCCGTCCCGGCGCTGTGGAGCCTCGACTGCGTTCCGCTCCTCCGGGAAGGCGGCGCCTCGGGGATCGCTCTGGGGGAAATCGCGTCGGTCTTCTCCCCCGACGCGATCCTCGAGGAAGCGGAGAACAGCGAAGCGGGCGGACGCACGCTGCTCCTGCCTCCCCTGCCGCTGCTGCGGCTGCACCTCGGGAAGCGTCCGGCGCGGCCCCGCCTGCCGCGCGGGACCGTCCTGGTTCGCGCCACCTCGGGCTCGTCCGGCACGCCGCGCGGCGTGGCGGTCTCGGCGTCTCAGCTCCTTGCCGATGCCGCCAACATCTCCAAATCGCTGGATCTGACGCCCGGGCGCCGCGCTCTGGGCGCGGTGCCTTTGAGCCACGCCTTCGGCTTTTCGACCCTGCTGTCCCGCCATCTCTTCCTCGGGGCGCCGCTGGCCCTTCTGGAGCGTCCGCTCCCGACCCTATTTCGCGCGGCCCTGGGACGATATCGCGAACTCTTCTTTCCGGGCGTCCCCTTCCTCTACGATTTGCTGCTCGGCGCCGGAATCTCAGCGCGTCTTCTCGCCCGCATGACCCTGTGCGTGTCGGCCGGCGCTCCCCTGCGCCTGGAGACCGCGGCCGGGTTCCGGGACCTGACCGGAGTCCCGGTGCGCAACTTCTACGGGACGAGCGAATGCGGGGCGATCGCGGCCGATCGCTCGGCGGCGGGTAACGCTCCGGAAGGATGCGCCGGACCCGCGATGCATGGAGTCATGCTTGCCATCGAGGATTGCGAGGACCATCCGGCGGAGCCGGGCGGCCGGATCGTGGTTCGCGGAGATGCCGTGGCCCTCGGATACATCGCTCCAGGAGCCCGGTTCCAGAGTTTCCAAGGAAAGTTCGCCACCGGGGACCGGGGCTACATCGACCCGGATGGACGGCTCTTTCTCGACGGGCGCCTCGACACGATGATCAACGTCGGAGGCGTGAAGGTTTTCCCTTCGGAGGTGGAGCGTGTGCTGGCGGCCGCCCCGGGAGTGAGGGAAGCTGCGGTCTTCGGCATGCCCGATTCCCTGCGGGGGGAATCGGTGGCCGCGGCGGTGGCCGGCCGGGTTTCGCTGAAGCTGCCCGATCTGGCCGCCTATTGCCGGGCCCGTCTGGCGGCCCATCGGCTCCCCCGCCGGATTCTGCTTCTCCCCGCGCTGCCCAGGACACCGCGCGGGAAGGTGGACCTCGCGGCTCTCAGGAAGCTCGTAGCGGGAGCGGGAGCTTCGCGCCGGGTCGATGGGGAGCGTTGA